One genomic segment of Eriocheir sinensis breed Jianghai 21 chromosome 66, ASM2467909v1, whole genome shotgun sequence includes these proteins:
- the LOC126987764 gene encoding titin homolog isoform X2, whose amino-acid sequence MNLLVFWTIIVLGLGPLADSTGDAGLRGLPEKETRCAALVQAAFREYRKLYAAGLHDSPHVIDLILARLGIPPNDTIKTIERKVLDNTDEMGHETGKKTVVEKTTESDVAPNGTVTKTSETTVDIDEDGKQSGEKSVTESETMTGQTPDNGTIARTVDVKKVLDEEGNEVKEEVVMKKELIVQPPTNTTEEKPRDNEDANLIGPKVGADDKGENKTELKLGASGKSDGLQKAELTEEIKEILAGNITHEVLVKEKEEQLSPQESTKVTSVERKNVTEKDDGLEKVELTEEIKKILPGNITNEVLVKEKEEQLSPQDSTIVTSVERKNVTEKDDGLQKVERSEEIKEILPGNITNEVLVKEKKEQLSPQESTIVTSVERKNVTEKDDGLEKVELTEEIKEVLPGNITNEVLVKEKEQLSPQESTKVTSVERKNVTEKDDGKDVEKETVIQKEVEKNVCDSDINEVRNEKHLNETIEDLKHQVDDVKNKIKEEKEKAEETNATRSLCVVKEPSAAPVIQEGNVVEKIVPAVTPAMVAEKIHPTVTEGEVPVETKEKVVEQAAPSVTEEIVSVSKEQEEVPVVAEEKKVIEKIHPTVTEGKVPVETKEKVVEQAAPSVTEEIVSASKEQEEVPVVAEEKKVVEKIIPSVTEGEVPAVPQQEVVETVAPSPTEEKVPVVTQERVIEQNVPQERVIEQNVPQERVIEQNVPQERVIEQNAPQERVIEQNAPQERVTEQSAPPVTEEIVTVSNEKEEVPVVITEEKVPVVTNQTVVEKIHPPATEETVTVSNEKEEVPVVETEEKVPVVTNQTVVEKIHPPATEEIVTVSKGNEEGPVVVTEEKVPVVTNQTVVEKITPPATEEIVTVSKGNEEGPVVETEEKVPVVTNQTVVEKITPSVTEERVVEKGAPSVSESVVSIPEREEGVVERIAPVVKKAITTE is encoded by the exons ATGAATCTTCTTGTGTTCTGGACGATCATCGTGCTGGGGCTGGGCCCCCTCGCCGACAGTACCGGGGACGCGGGGCTCCGGGGGCTCCCGGAGAAGGAGACCCGCTGTGCCGCCCTGGTGCAGGCCGCCTTCAGGGAGTACCGAAAACTTTACGCGGCGGGACTCCATGATTCACCGCATGTGATTGATCTGATATTGGCAAGACTGGGAATCCCTCCGAACGACACAATTAAGACCATAGAAAGGAAGGTCTTAGATAACACCGATGAAATGGGACATGAAACCGGAAAAAAGACAGTTGTTGAGAAGACGACGGAGTCTGACGTAGCACCCAACGGAACTGTAACAAAGACTTCGGAAACCACGGTCGATATAGATGAGGACGGTAAACAAAGTGGTGAAAAATCTGTGACCGAAAGTGAAACCATGACGGGACAGACTCCAGATAATGGGACCATAGCACGAACAGTGGACGTTAAAAAGGTATTGGACGAAGAGGGcaatgaagtaaaggaggaagttgTTATGAAGAAGGAATTGATAGTACAACCTCCCACCAATACGACTGAGGAAAAGCCGCGGGACAATGAAGACGCAAATCTTATCGGTCCAAAAGTAGGGGCGGACGACAAAGGTGAAAACAAAACCGAGTTAAAACTTGGCGCCTCAGGAAAGAGCGACGGACTTCAGAAAGCAGAACtaacagaggaaataaaggaaattctGGCCGGCAATATAACGCATGAAGTGTtagttaaagagaaagaagaacagctttctccacaggaaagcaccaaggtgacatctgtggaaaggaaaaatgttacagagaaggatgatggacttgAGAAAGTAGAACtaacagaggaaataaagaaaattctgcccggcaatataacgaatgaagtgttagttaaagagaaagaagaacagctTTCTCCACAGGACAGCACTATTGTGACatctgtggaaaggaagaatgttacagaaaaggatgatggacttcagaaAGTAGAACGatcagaggaaataaaggaaattctgcccggcaatataacgaatgaagtgttagttaaagagaagaaagaacagctttctccacaggaaagcactattgtgacatctgtggaaaggaagaatgttacagaaaaggaTGATGGACTTGAGAAAGTAGAACtaacagaggaaataaaggaggttctgcccggcaatataacgaatgaagtgttAGTTAAAGAGAAGGAACAGCTTTCTCCACAGGAAAGCACCAAGGTGACATCTGTGGAAAGGAAGAACGTTACAGAAAAGGAtgatggaaaagatgtcgagaaagaaactgtaattcaaaaagaagtcgaaaagaatgtgtgtgaTAGCGACATCAATGAGGTTCGTAACGAAAAACATCTTAATGAAacaattgaagacttgaaacaccaagttgatgacgtgaaaaacaagattaaggaagaaaaagaaaaggctgaAGAAACAAATGCTACGCGTAGCCTATGCGTCGTAAAAGAACCAAGTGCTGCCCCTGTCATTCAAGAAGGTAACGTCGTTGAAAAGATAGTCCCTGCTGTGACGCCGGCGATGGTTGCCGAAAAGATTCATCCTACGGTGACGGAAGGGGAAGTCCCCGTTGAGACAAAAgagaaggttgttgagcaggctgccccttcggtgacaGAGGAGATCGTAAGCGTCTCTAAGGAGcaagaagaagtccctgttgtggcagaagagaagaaggttattgaaaagattcaTCCTACGGTGACGGAAGGGAAAGTCCCCGTTGAGACAAAAgagaaggttgttgagcaggctgccccttcggtgacaGAGGAGATCGTAAGTGCCTCTAAGGAGcaagaagaagtccctgttgtggcagaagagaagaaggttGTTGAAAAGATTATCCCCTCGGTGACAGAAGGAGAAGTACCGGCAGTCCCTCAGCAGGAGGTTGTTGAAACAGTTGCCCCATcgccgacagaagaaaaagttcctgttgtgacacaagaaagggttattgagcagaatgtaccacaagaaagggttattgagcagaatgtaccacaagaaagggttattgagcagaatgtaccacaagaaagggttattgagcagaatgccccacaagaaagggttattgagcagaatgccccacaagaaagggttactgaacaGTCTGCCCCTCCGGtgacagaagagattgtcactgtttctaacgagaaagaagaagtccctgttgttataacagaggaaaaggttcccgttgtgacaaatcagacGGTTGTAGAAAAGATTCATCCTCCAGCGACAGAAGAGACTGTCACTGTTTCtaacgagaaagaagaagtccctgttgttgaaacagaggaaaag gttcccgttgtgacaaatcagacGGTTGTTGAAAAGATTCATCCTCCAGcgacagaagagattgtcactgtttctaaagggaacgaagaaggccctgttgttgtaacagaggaaaaggttcccgttgtgacaaatcagacGGTTGTAGAAAAGATTACTCCTCCAGcgacagaagagattgtcactgtttctaaaggGAACGAAGAAGGCCCTGTTGttgaaacagaggaaaaggttcccgttgtgacaaatcagacGGTTGTAgaaaagattactccttccgtaacagaagaaAGAGTTGTTGAGAAGGGTGCCCCCTCTGTCAGCGAAAGCGTAGTTTCCAttccagagagggaggaaggagtagttGAAAGAATTGCTCCTGTTGTAAAGAAAGCAATTACAACAGAGTAG
- the LOC126987764 gene encoding titin homolog isoform X6: MNLLVFWTIIVLGLGPLADSTGDAGLRGLPEKETRCAALVQAAFREYRKLYAAGLHDSPHVIDLILARLGIPPNDTIKTIERKVLDNTDEMGHETGKKTVVEKTTESDVAPNGTVTKTSETTVDIDEDGKQSGEKSVTESETMTGQTPDNGTIARTVDVKKVLDEEGNEVKEEVVMKKELIVQPPTNTTEEKPRDNEDANLIGPKVGADDKGENKTELKLGASGKSDGLQKAELTEEIKEILAGNITHEVLVKEKEEQLSPQESTKVTSVERKNVTEKDDGLEKVELTEEIKKILPGNITNEVLVKEKEEQLSPQDSTIVTSVERKNVTEKDDGLQKVERSEEIKEILPGNITNEVLVKEKKEQLSPQESTIVTSVERKNVTEKDDGKDVEKETVIQKEVEKNVCDSDINEVRNEKHLNETIEDLKHQVDDVKNKIKEEKEKAEETNATRSLCVVKEPSAAPVIQEGNVVEKIVPAVTPAMVAEKIHPTVTEGEVPVETKEKVVEQAAPSVTEEIVSVSKEQEEVPVVAEEKKVIEKIHPTVTEGKVPVETKEKVVEQAAPSVTEEIVSASKEQEEVPVVAEEKKVVEKIIPSVTEGEVPAVPQQEVVETVAPSPTEEKVPVVTQERVIEQNVPQERVIEQNVPQERVIEQNVPQERVIEQNAPQERVIEQNAPQERVTEQSAPPVTEEIVTVSNEKEEVPVVITEEKVPVVTNQTVVEKIHPPATEETVTVSNEKEEVPVVETEEKVPVVTNQTVVEKIHPPATEEIVTVPKGNEEGPVVETEEKVPVVTNQTVVEKIHPPATEEIVTVSKGNEEGPVVVTEEKVPVVTNQTVVEKITPPATEEIVTVSKGNEEGPVVETEEKVPVVTNQTVVEKITPSVTEERVVEKGAPSVSESVVSIPEREEGVVERIAPVVKKAITTE; encoded by the exons ATGAATCTTCTTGTGTTCTGGACGATCATCGTGCTGGGGCTGGGCCCCCTCGCCGACAGTACCGGGGACGCGGGGCTCCGGGGGCTCCCGGAGAAGGAGACCCGCTGTGCCGCCCTGGTGCAGGCCGCCTTCAGGGAGTACCGAAAACTTTACGCGGCGGGACTCCATGATTCACCGCATGTGATTGATCTGATATTGGCAAGACTGGGAATCCCTCCGAACGACACAATTAAGACCATAGAAAGGAAGGTCTTAGATAACACCGATGAAATGGGACATGAAACCGGAAAAAAGACAGTTGTTGAGAAGACGACGGAGTCTGACGTAGCACCCAACGGAACTGTAACAAAGACTTCGGAAACCACGGTCGATATAGATGAGGACGGTAAACAAAGTGGTGAAAAATCTGTGACCGAAAGTGAAACCATGACGGGACAGACTCCAGATAATGGGACCATAGCACGAACAGTGGACGTTAAAAAGGTATTGGACGAAGAGGGcaatgaagtaaaggaggaagttgTTATGAAGAAGGAATTGATAGTACAACCTCCCACCAATACGACTGAGGAAAAGCCGCGGGACAATGAAGACGCAAATCTTATCGGTCCAAAAGTAGGGGCGGACGACAAAGGTGAAAACAAAACCGAGTTAAAACTTGGCGCCTCAGGAAAGAGCGACGGACTTCAGAAAGCAGAACtaacagaggaaataaaggaaattctGGCCGGCAATATAACGCATGAAGTGTtagttaaagagaaagaagaacagctttctccacaggaaagcaccaaggtgacatctgtggaaaggaaaaatgttacagagaaggatgatggacttgAGAAAGTAGAACtaacagaggaaataaagaaaattctgcccggcaatataacgaatgaagtgttagttaaagagaaagaagaacagctTTCTCCACAGGACAGCACTATTGTGACatctgtggaaaggaagaatgttacagaaaaggatgatggacttcagaaAGTAGAACGatcagaggaaataaaggaaattctgcccggcaatataacgaatgaagtgttagttaaagagaagaaagaacagctttctccacaggaaagcactatt GTGACATCTGTGGAAAGGAAGAACGTTACAGAAAAGGAtgatggaaaagatgtcgagaaagaaactgtaattcaaaaagaagtcgaaaagaatgtgtgtgaTAGCGACATCAATGAGGTTCGTAACGAAAAACATCTTAATGAAacaattgaagacttgaaacaccaagttgatgacgtgaaaaacaagattaaggaagaaaaagaaaaggctgaAGAAACAAATGCTACGCGTAGCCTATGCGTCGTAAAAGAACCAAGTGCTGCCCCTGTCATTCAAGAAGGTAACGTCGTTGAAAAGATAGTCCCTGCTGTGACGCCGGCGATGGTTGCCGAAAAGATTCATCCTACGGTGACGGAAGGGGAAGTCCCCGTTGAGACAAAAgagaaggttgttgagcaggctgccccttcggtgacaGAGGAGATCGTAAGCGTCTCTAAGGAGcaagaagaagtccctgttgtggcagaagagaagaaggttattgaaaagattcaTCCTACGGTGACGGAAGGGAAAGTCCCCGTTGAGACAAAAgagaaggttgttgagcaggctgccccttcggtgacaGAGGAGATCGTAAGTGCCTCTAAGGAGcaagaagaagtccctgttgtggcagaagagaagaaggttGTTGAAAAGATTATCCCCTCGGTGACAGAAGGAGAAGTACCGGCAGTCCCTCAGCAGGAGGTTGTTGAAACAGTTGCCCCATcgccgacagaagaaaaagttcctgttgtgacacaagaaagggttattgagcagaatgtaccacaagaaagggttattgagcagaatgtaccacaagaaagggttattgagcagaatgtaccacaagaaagggttattgagcagaatgccccacaagaaagggttattgagcagaatgccccacaagaaagggttactgaacaGTCTGCCCCTCCGGtgacagaagagattgtcactgtttctaacgagaaagaagaagtccctgttgttataacagaggaaaaggttcccgttgtgacaaatcagacGGTTGTAGAAAAGATTCATCCTCCAGCGACAGAAGAGACTGTCACTGTTTCtaacgagaaagaagaagtccctgttgttgaaacagaggaaaaggttcccgttGTGACAAATCAAACAGTTGTTGAAAAGATTCATCCTCCAGcgacagaagagattgtcactgttcCTAAAGGGAACGAAGAAGGCCCTGTTGttgaaacagaggaaaaggttcccgttgtgacaaatcagacGGTTGTTGAAAAGATTCATCCTCCAGcgacagaagagattgtcactgtttctaaagggaacgaagaaggccctgttgttgtaacagaggaaaaggttcccgttgtgacaaatcagacGGTTGTAGAAAAGATTACTCCTCCAGcgacagaagagattgtcactgtttctaaaggGAACGAAGAAGGCCCTGTTGttgaaacagaggaaaaggttcccgttgtgacaaatcagacGGTTGTAgaaaagattactccttccgtaacagaagaaAGAGTTGTTGAGAAGGGTGCCCCCTCTGTCAGCGAAAGCGTAGTTTCCAttccagagagggaggaaggagtagttGAAAGAATTGCTCCTGTTGTAAAGAAAGCAATTACAACAGAGTAG
- the LOC126987764 gene encoding titin homolog isoform X7 — MNLLVFWTIIVLGLGPLADSTGDAGLRGLPEKETRCAALVQAAFREYRKLYAAGLHDSPHVIDLILARLGIPPNDTIKTIERKVLDNTDEMGHETGKKTVVEKTTESDVAPNGTVTKTSETTVDIDEDGKQSGEKSVTESETMTGQTPDNGTIARTVDVKKVLDEEGNEVKEEVVMKKELIVQPPTNTTEEKPRDNEDANLIGPKVGADDKGENKTELKLGASGKSDGLQKAELTEEIKEILAGNITHEVLVKEKEEQLSPQESTKVTSVERKNVTEKDDGLEKVELTEEIKKILPGNITNEVLVKEKEEQLSPQDSTIVTSVERKNVTEKDDGLQKVERSEEIKEILPGNITNEVLVKEKKEQLSPQESTIVTSVERKNVTEKDDGLEKVELTEEIKEVLPGNITNEVLVKEKEQLSPQESTKVTSVERKNVTEKDDGKDVEKETVIQKEVEKNVCDSDINEVRNEKHLNETIEDLKHQVDDVKNKIKEEKEKAEETNATRSLCVVKEPSAAPVIQEGNVVEKIVPAVTPAMVAEKIHPTVTEGEVPVETKEKVVEQAAPSVTEEIVSASKEQEEVPVVAEEKKVVEKIIPSVTEGEVPAVPQQEVVETVAPSPTEEKVPVVTQERVIEQNVPQERVIEQNVPQERVIEQNVPQERVIEQNAPQERVIEQNAPQERVTEQSAPPVTEEIVTVSNEKEEVPVVITEEKVPVVTNQTVVEKIHPPATEETVTVSNEKEEVPVVETEEKVPVVTNQTVVEKIHPPATEEIVTVPKGNEEGPVVETEEKVPVVTNQTVVEKIHPPATEEIVTVSKGNEEGPVVVTEEKVPVVTNQTVVEKITPPATEEIVTVSKGNEEGPVVETEEKVPVVTNQTVVEKITPSVTEERVVEKGAPSVSESVVSIPEREEGVVERIAPVVKKAITTE; from the exons ATGAATCTTCTTGTGTTCTGGACGATCATCGTGCTGGGGCTGGGCCCCCTCGCCGACAGTACCGGGGACGCGGGGCTCCGGGGGCTCCCGGAGAAGGAGACCCGCTGTGCCGCCCTGGTGCAGGCCGCCTTCAGGGAGTACCGAAAACTTTACGCGGCGGGACTCCATGATTCACCGCATGTGATTGATCTGATATTGGCAAGACTGGGAATCCCTCCGAACGACACAATTAAGACCATAGAAAGGAAGGTCTTAGATAACACCGATGAAATGGGACATGAAACCGGAAAAAAGACAGTTGTTGAGAAGACGACGGAGTCTGACGTAGCACCCAACGGAACTGTAACAAAGACTTCGGAAACCACGGTCGATATAGATGAGGACGGTAAACAAAGTGGTGAAAAATCTGTGACCGAAAGTGAAACCATGACGGGACAGACTCCAGATAATGGGACCATAGCACGAACAGTGGACGTTAAAAAGGTATTGGACGAAGAGGGcaatgaagtaaaggaggaagttgTTATGAAGAAGGAATTGATAGTACAACCTCCCACCAATACGACTGAGGAAAAGCCGCGGGACAATGAAGACGCAAATCTTATCGGTCCAAAAGTAGGGGCGGACGACAAAGGTGAAAACAAAACCGAGTTAAAACTTGGCGCCTCAGGAAAGAGCGACGGACTTCAGAAAGCAGAACtaacagaggaaataaaggaaattctGGCCGGCAATATAACGCATGAAGTGTtagttaaagagaaagaagaacagctttctccacaggaaagcaccaaggtgacatctgtggaaaggaaaaatgttacagagaaggatgatggacttgAGAAAGTAGAACtaacagaggaaataaagaaaattctgcccggcaatataacgaatgaagtgttagttaaagagaaagaagaacagctTTCTCCACAGGACAGCACTATTGTGACatctgtggaaaggaagaatgttacagaaaaggatgatggacttcagaaAGTAGAACGatcagaggaaataaaggaaattctgcccggcaatataacgaatgaagtgttagttaaagagaagaaagaacagctttctccacaggaaagcactattgtgacatctgtggaaaggaagaatgttacagaaaaggaTGATGGACTTGAGAAAGTAGAACtaacagaggaaataaaggaggttctgcccggcaatataacgaatgaagtgttAGTTAAAGAGAAGGAACAGCTTTCTCCACAGGAAAGCACCAAGGTGACATCTGTGGAAAGGAAGAACGTTACAGAAAAGGAtgatggaaaagatgtcgagaaagaaactgtaattcaaaaagaagtcgaaaagaatgtgtgtgaTAGCGACATCAATGAGGTTCGTAACGAAAAACATCTTAATGAAacaattgaagacttgaaacaccaagttgatgacgtgaaaaacaagattaaggaagaaaaagaaaaggctgaAGAAACAAATGCTACGCGTAGCCTATGCGTCGTAAAAGAACCAAGTGCTGCCCCTGTCATTCAAGAAGGTAACGTCGTTGAAAAGATAGTCCCTGCTGTGACGCCGGCGATGGTTGCCGAAAAGATTCATCCTACGGTGACGGAAGGGGAAGTCCCCGTTGAGACAAAAgagaag gttgttgagcaggctgccccttcggtgacaGAGGAGATCGTAAGTGCCTCTAAGGAGcaagaagaagtccctgttgtggcagaagagaagaaggttGTTGAAAAGATTATCCCCTCGGTGACAGAAGGAGAAGTACCGGCAGTCCCTCAGCAGGAGGTTGTTGAAACAGTTGCCCCATcgccgacagaagaaaaagttcctgttgtgacacaagaaagggttattgagcagaatgtaccacaagaaagggttattgagcagaatgtaccacaagaaagggttattgagcagaatgtaccacaagaaagggttattgagcagaatgccccacaagaaagggttattgagcagaatgccccacaagaaagggttactgaacaGTCTGCCCCTCCGGtgacagaagagattgtcactgtttctaacgagaaagaagaagtccctgttgttataacagaggaaaaggttcccgttgtgacaaatcagacGGTTGTAGAAAAGATTCATCCTCCAGCGACAGAAGAGACTGTCACTGTTTCtaacgagaaagaagaagtccctgttgttgaaacagaggaaaaggttcccgttGTGACAAATCAAACAGTTGTTGAAAAGATTCATCCTCCAGcgacagaagagattgtcactgttcCTAAAGGGAACGAAGAAGGCCCTGTTGttgaaacagaggaaaaggttcccgttgtgacaaatcagacGGTTGTTGAAAAGATTCATCCTCCAGcgacagaagagattgtcactgtttctaaagggaacgaagaaggccctgttgttgtaacagaggaaaaggttcccgttgtgacaaatcagacGGTTGTAGAAAAGATTACTCCTCCAGcgacagaagagattgtcactgtttctaaaggGAACGAAGAAGGCCCTGTTGttgaaacagaggaaaaggttcccgttgtgacaaatcagacGGTTGTAgaaaagattactccttccgtaacagaagaaAGAGTTGTTGAGAAGGGTGCCCCCTCTGTCAGCGAAAGCGTAGTTTCCAttccagagagggaggaaggagtagttGAAAGAATTGCTCCTGTTGTAAAGAAAGCAATTACAACAGAGTAG
- the LOC126987764 gene encoding titin homolog isoform X11 — protein sequence MNLLVFWTIIVLGLGPLADSTGDAGLRGLPEKETRCAALVQAAFREYRKLYAAGLHDSPHVIDLILARLGIPPNDTIKTIERKVLDNTDEMGHETGKKTVVEKTTESDVAPNGTVTKTSETTVDIDEDGKQSGEKSVTESETMTGQTPDNGTIARTVDVKKVLDEEGNEVKEEVVMKKELIVQPPTNTTEEKPRDNEDANLIGPKVGADDKGENKTELKLGASGKSDGLQKAELTEEIKEILAGNITHEVLVKEKEEQLSPQESTKVTSVERKNVTEKDDGKDVEKETVIQKEVEKNVCDSDINEVRNEKHLNETIEDLKHQVDDVKNKIKEEKEKAEETNATRSLCVVKEPSAAPVIQEGNVVEKIVPAVTPAMVAEKIHPTVTEGEVPVETKEKVVEQAAPSVTEEIVSVSKEQEEVPVVAEEKKVIEKIHPTVTEGKVPVETKEKVVEQAAPSVTEEIVSASKEQEEVPVVAEEKKVVEKIIPSVTEGEVPAVPQQEVVETVAPSPTEEKVPVVTQERVIEQNVPQERVIEQNVPQERVIEQNVPQERVIEQNAPQERVIEQNAPQERVTEQSAPPVTEEIVTVSNEKEEVPVVITEEKVPVVTNQTVVEKIHPPATEETVTVSNEKEEVPVVETEEKVPVVTNQTVVEKIHPPATEEIVTVPKGNEEGPVVETEEKVPVVTNQTVVEKIHPPATEEIVTVSKGNEEGPVVVTEEKVPVVTNQTVVEKITPPATEEIVTVSKGNEEGPVVETEEKVPVVTNQTVVEKITPSVTEERVVEKGAPSVSESVVSIPEREEGVVERIAPVVKKAITTE from the exons ATGAATCTTCTTGTGTTCTGGACGATCATCGTGCTGGGGCTGGGCCCCCTCGCCGACAGTACCGGGGACGCGGGGCTCCGGGGGCTCCCGGAGAAGGAGACCCGCTGTGCCGCCCTGGTGCAGGCCGCCTTCAGGGAGTACCGAAAACTTTACGCGGCGGGACTCCATGATTCACCGCATGTGATTGATCTGATATTGGCAAGACTGGGAATCCCTCCGAACGACACAATTAAGACCATAGAAAGGAAGGTCTTAGATAACACCGATGAAATGGGACATGAAACCGGAAAAAAGACAGTTGTTGAGAAGACGACGGAGTCTGACGTAGCACCCAACGGAACTGTAACAAAGACTTCGGAAACCACGGTCGATATAGATGAGGACGGTAAACAAAGTGGTGAAAAATCTGTGACCGAAAGTGAAACCATGACGGGACAGACTCCAGATAATGGGACCATAGCACGAACAGTGGACGTTAAAAAGGTATTGGACGAAGAGGGcaatgaagtaaaggaggaagttgTTATGAAGAAGGAATTGATAGTACAACCTCCCACCAATACGACTGAGGAAAAGCCGCGGGACAATGAAGACGCAAATCTTATCGGTCCAAAAGTAGGGGCGGACGACAAAGGTGAAAACAAAACCGAGTTAAAACTTGGCGCCTCAGGAAAGAGCGACGGACTTCAGAAAGCAGAACtaacagaggaaataaaggaaattctGGCCGGCAATATAACGCATGAAGTGTtagttaaagagaaagaagaacagctttctccacaggaaagcaccaag GTGACATCTGTGGAAAGGAAGAACGTTACAGAAAAGGAtgatggaaaagatgtcgagaaagaaactgtaattcaaaaagaagtcgaaaagaatgtgtgtgaTAGCGACATCAATGAGGTTCGTAACGAAAAACATCTTAATGAAacaattgaagacttgaaacaccaagttgatgacgtgaaaaacaagattaaggaagaaaaagaaaaggctgaAGAAACAAATGCTACGCGTAGCCTATGCGTCGTAAAAGAACCAAGTGCTGCCCCTGTCATTCAAGAAGGTAACGTCGTTGAAAAGATAGTCCCTGCTGTGACGCCGGCGATGGTTGCCGAAAAGATTCATCCTACGGTGACGGAAGGGGAAGTCCCCGTTGAGACAAAAgagaaggttgttgagcaggctgccccttcggtgacaGAGGAGATCGTAAGCGTCTCTAAGGAGcaagaagaagtccctgttgtggcagaagagaagaaggttattgaaaagattcaTCCTACGGTGACGGAAGGGAAAGTCCCCGTTGAGACAAAAgagaaggttgttgagcaggctgccccttcggtgacaGAGGAGATCGTAAGTGCCTCTAAGGAGcaagaagaagtccctgttgtggcagaagagaagaaggttGTTGAAAAGATTATCCCCTCGGTGACAGAAGGAGAAGTACCGGCAGTCCCTCAGCAGGAGGTTGTTGAAACAGTTGCCCCATcgccgacagaagaaaaagttcctgttgtgacacaagaaagggttattgagcagaatgtaccacaagaaagggttattgagcagaatgtaccacaagaaagggttattgagcagaatgtaccacaagaaagggttattgagcagaatgccccacaagaaagggttattgagcagaatgccccacaagaaagggttactgaacaGTCTGCCCCTCCGGtgacagaagagattgtcactgtttctaacgagaaagaagaagtccctgttgttataacagaggaaaaggttcccgttgtgacaaatcagacGGTTGTAGAAAAGATTCATCCTCCAGCGACAGAAGAGACTGTCACTGTTTCtaacgagaaagaagaagtccctgttgttgaaacagaggaaaaggttcccgttGTGACAAATCAAACAGTTGTTGAAAAGATTCATCCTCCAGcgacagaagagattgtcactgttcCTAAAGGGAACGAAGAAGGCCCTGTTGttgaaacagaggaaaaggttcccgttgtgacaaatcagacGGTTGTTGAAAAGATTCATCCTCCAGcgacagaagagattgtcactgtttctaaagggaacgaagaaggccctgttgttgtaacagaggaaaaggttcccgttgtgacaaatcagacGGTTGTAGAAAAGATTACTCCTCCAGcgacagaagagattgtcactgtttctaaaggGAACGAAGAAGGCCCTGTTGttgaaacagaggaaaaggttcccgttgtgacaaatcagacGGTTGTAgaaaagattactccttccgtaacagaagaaAGAGTTGTTGAGAAGGGTGCCCCCTCTGTCAGCGAAAGCGTAGTTTCCAttccagagagggaggaaggagtagttGAAAGAATTGCTCCTGTTGTAAAGAAAGCAATTACAACAGAGTAG